A genomic region of Caldicellulosiruptor acetigenus contains the following coding sequences:
- the nadB gene encoding L-aspartate oxidase, with product MAEFKRFCIEFDSGSDEVLNFDVVIIGTGVAGLYTAVNLDKKLKVALVTKETMQVSNTNLAQGGIAAPLSHDDSPDIHYMDTIRAGSGLCDSHMVRILVDEAIENINILLKMNIPFDLDDEGEIVLGQEGAHSRRRIIHASGDATGRIVSEHLGLVVKSYENVTIFENAFLVDILTDEQNTAIGVLLKIKNKNVILFAKNIVLASGGYGYLYKYTTNPEVTTGDGCAAAVRCGAKVVDMELVQFHPTVLYHEKNKSFLISEAVRGEGGLLFNSFGERFMVRYHPLAELAPRDIVSRSIYFELQRTGSENVFLDITHLDANFIRKRFPNIYQKCLELGIDITKQRIPVAPAQHYSMGGVLSDEFGRTTVENLFVCGEAAGTRVHGANRLASNSLLEGLVFGRRIAQYINSRSQKNVKHIAICHRSLSKKEFDLNVATEIEGLRSKMSEHAGIVRTKEGLEKLIDYIVSRLEILNTMRLSTQKEIEYYNMLMIGYILANAALMRKESRGSHYRKDFPYQDDVNWKKHLVYSNIYGWEEIF from the coding sequence TTGGCAGAGTTTAAAAGGTTTTGCATTGAATTTGACTCTGGTAGTGATGAAGTTTTAAATTTTGATGTAGTAATTATTGGAACAGGTGTTGCAGGGCTATATACGGCAGTTAATTTGGATAAAAAGCTCAAAGTGGCACTTGTCACAAAAGAAACCATGCAGGTTAGCAATACCAATTTAGCCCAAGGTGGGATTGCAGCGCCACTTAGCCATGATGACAGTCCTGACATACACTATATGGATACAATAAGAGCAGGCAGCGGTCTTTGTGATTCGCACATGGTAAGAATTTTGGTTGATGAGGCTATTGAAAATATAAATATTCTGCTTAAGATGAATATTCCGTTTGATTTAGATGACGAAGGTGAGATTGTTTTAGGTCAGGAAGGAGCACACAGTAGACGAAGGATTATCCATGCAAGTGGAGATGCAACAGGAAGAATTGTGTCTGAGCATTTAGGACTTGTAGTTAAGTCATATGAAAACGTTACAATATTTGAAAATGCTTTTCTGGTTGATATACTCACCGATGAGCAGAACACTGCCATAGGAGTTTTGCTAAAGATAAAGAATAAGAATGTCATTTTATTTGCAAAAAACATTGTTCTGGCATCTGGTGGTTATGGATATTTGTACAAATACACAACAAACCCTGAGGTGACAACAGGCGATGGCTGTGCTGCAGCTGTGAGATGTGGAGCAAAGGTTGTGGATATGGAACTTGTGCAGTTTCATCCCACTGTGCTTTATCATGAAAAGAACAAAAGTTTTTTAATATCAGAGGCAGTAAGAGGAGAAGGTGGTCTTCTTTTTAATAGTTTTGGTGAAAGGTTTATGGTAAGGTACCATCCTCTTGCAGAGCTTGCACCAAGAGATATTGTTTCTCGTAGTATATACTTTGAGCTACAAAGGACAGGCTCTGAAAACGTATTTCTCGACATTACTCATCTTGATGCTAACTTTATAAGAAAGAGATTTCCCAATATATATCAAAAATGTTTGGAACTTGGTATCGATATTACAAAACAGAGAATTCCTGTTGCACCTGCGCAGCATTATAGTATGGGCGGGGTGCTTTCTGACGAGTTTGGCAGAACCACTGTAGAAAACCTTTTTGTATGTGGTGAGGCAGCAGGGACACGTGTTCATGGAGCAAACAGGCTTGCATCAAATTCACTTTTAGAAGGTCTTGTTTTTGGAAGAAGAATAGCTCAATATATCAACAGCAGGTCACAAAAAAATGTAAAACATATAGCAATCTGCCATAGAAGTTTGAGTAAAAAGGAGTTTGATTTGAACGTAGCTACCGAGATTGAAGGTTTGAGAAGTAAAATGAGTGAACATGCAGGGATTGTGCGAACAAAAGAAGGACTTGAAAAATTGATAGATTACATTGTCTCGAGGTTAGAAATATTGAATACAATGAGACTCAGCACGCAAAAAGAGATAGAATATTATAACATGCTTATGATAGGGTACATCTTGGCAAATGCTGCACTGATGAGAAAAGAAAGCAGGGGTTCTCATTACAGAAAAGATTTCCCGTACCAGGACGATGTTAACTGGAAGAAGCATTTGGTATACTCAAACATTTATGGATGGGAGGAAATCTTTTAA
- the nadA gene encoding quinolinate synthase NadA, with protein MNIEVLKNEIYKLKREKNALIVAHNYQIDEVQEIADFVGDSFYLSKVCAERPEEVIVFCGVHFMAESAKILSPHKKVLLPEIDAGCPLADMVTAEDVENLKKKYPDYSIVCYINSPASVKAKSDVICTSSNAVKIVREFPNDKIIFLPDKNLGSFVRKQVPEKDIILWEGFCITHYKIKKEDVEKAKSAHPNALVLVHPECRPEVVELADFVGSTKQIIDFATASKEKEFIIGTEMGVLYSLKKLNPDKKFYILHPGMICPNMKKNTLQSVRDALLYERYQIEVEEEIMQGAKRALAKMLEMG; from the coding sequence TTGAATATAGAAGTGCTTAAAAATGAAATTTACAAGCTCAAAAGAGAAAAGAACGCTTTGATAGTTGCTCACAATTACCAAATTGATGAAGTGCAGGAGATTGCTGATTTTGTGGGCGACTCTTTTTATCTTAGCAAAGTGTGTGCTGAGCGTCCTGAAGAAGTTATAGTGTTTTGTGGAGTTCACTTTATGGCTGAGAGTGCAAAGATACTTTCACCACATAAAAAGGTACTGTTGCCAGAGATAGATGCTGGATGTCCTCTTGCTGATATGGTGACTGCAGAAGATGTTGAAAATTTAAAAAAGAAATATCCTGATTATTCAATTGTGTGTTATATTAACTCTCCTGCTTCTGTCAAAGCAAAATCAGATGTTATCTGTACTTCATCAAATGCTGTGAAAATTGTAAGGGAATTTCCCAATGACAAAATAATTTTTTTGCCAGACAAAAACTTAGGAAGTTTTGTTAGAAAACAGGTGCCTGAAAAAGACATCATTTTATGGGAAGGATTCTGTATTACCCATTACAAGATAAAAAAAGAAGATGTTGAAAAAGCGAAGTCTGCGCATCCAAATGCTTTGGTTTTGGTCCATCCTGAGTGTAGACCAGAAGTGGTTGAGCTTGCTGACTTTGTCGGAAGTACAAAACAGATAATAGATTTTGCTACTGCTTCAAAAGAAAAAGAGTTTATTATCGGAACAGAGATGGGAGTGCTGTACAGTTTAAAGAAGCTGAATCCCGACAAGAAGTTTTATATTCTTCATCCAGGGATGATTTGTCCTAATATGAAGAAGAATACTTTGCAATCGGTAAGAGATGCTCTGTTGTATGAGAGATACCAGATAGAAGTTGAAGAAGAAATTATGCAAGGTGCGAAAAGAGCACTTGCTAAGATGCTTGAGATGGGTTAA
- the ruvX gene encoding Holliday junction resolvase RuvX, whose product MRILCLDIGNSRVGVAISDPLKITAQPVMTIELRNKDLFEELDSIFQRFSIEKVVIGYPLSKLHPDQKDEKLKKIDEISEKIKSRYNVEIVKWDERFSTKAVERVMNEELNWKRKKKVIDKVAAVYILQGYLDFYNGS is encoded by the coding sequence TTGAGAATTCTGTGTCTTGACATAGGAAACAGCAGAGTTGGTGTTGCAATTTCAGACCCACTCAAAATTACTGCTCAGCCGGTTATGACAATTGAGCTACGAAATAAAGATTTGTTTGAGGAGCTTGATAGTATATTTCAAAGATTCAGTATAGAAAAGGTTGTAATAGGCTATCCTCTTTCTAAGCTGCATCCTGATCAGAAAGATGAAAAGCTCAAAAAAATTGATGAGATTTCTGAAAAGATTAAAAGCAGATACAATGTAGAGATTGTAAAATGGGATGAGAGATTTTCAACAAAAGCTGTTGAAAGGGTAATGAATGAAGAACTGAACTGGAAAAGAAAGAAAAAGGTAATTGACAAGGTTGCAGCAGTTTATATTCTGCAAGGGTATCTTGACTTTTACAATGGAAGCTAA
- a CDS encoding aldo/keto reductase — MQTIKLGNTSLYVSRICFGTLTIGPLQKRLSIEDGARLLAYAYQKGINFVDTAELYETYEYIRKSIQISGIRPVISTKSYAYDKKSAEFSLYKALKELDVDYIDLFMLHEQEGEHTFKGHYEAVEYFLKAKEKGYIKHFGISTHYVKAVKDAIKYPEIEVIHPIFNYKGIGIVDGTVDEMAEAIKQAYIQGKGIFAMKIFGGGNLLSNFKQALEFIFDFPYLHSVAIGMQSIFEVDHNIRCFEEKKVYLTKELLENVKTKKLHVESWCEGCGECILHCHQNALSVKDGKVVVDHSKCLCCGYCSSYCKLFALKVI; from the coding sequence ATGCAAACAATTAAACTTGGAAATACATCACTTTATGTGAGCAGAATATGTTTTGGTACTCTTACCATTGGACCGCTTCAAAAAAGATTATCTATTGAAGATGGAGCAAGGCTTTTAGCGTACGCGTACCAAAAAGGCATAAATTTTGTTGATACTGCTGAGCTGTATGAGACATATGAGTATATAAGAAAGTCAATTCAGATAAGCGGGATACGACCAGTGATATCTACAAAATCATATGCTTATGATAAAAAATCAGCAGAGTTTTCTTTATATAAGGCTTTGAAAGAGCTGGATGTTGATTACATAGACCTATTTATGCTCCATGAACAGGAAGGTGAGCATACTTTCAAAGGACATTATGAAGCAGTTGAGTATTTTTTAAAAGCAAAAGAAAAAGGGTATATCAAACATTTTGGCATTTCTACCCACTATGTAAAGGCGGTAAAAGATGCCATCAAATATCCAGAAATTGAAGTTATTCATCCAATATTTAACTACAAAGGAATCGGAATTGTAGATGGTACAGTTGATGAGATGGCTGAGGCAATAAAACAAGCCTACATACAAGGCAAAGGAATTTTTGCTATGAAAATATTTGGTGGAGGCAACCTCCTTTCTAATTTCAAGCAAGCGCTTGAGTTTATATTTGACTTTCCTTATCTTCATTCTGTTGCAATTGGTATGCAAAGTATATTTGAAGTTGACCATAATATTAGATGCTTTGAAGAAAAGAAGGTTTACTTGACCAAAGAATTATTAGAGAATGTAAAAACCAAAAAGCTCCATGTTGAAAGCTGGTGTGAAGGTTGTGGAGAGTGCATTTTGCATTGCCACCAAAATGCATTGTCTGTGAAAGATGGAAAGGTAGTTGTTGACCATTCTAAGTGTCTTTGCTGTGGATACTGCAGCAGTTATTGTAAGCTTTTTGCTTTAAAAGTAATATGA
- a CDS encoding IreB family regulatory phosphoprotein yields the protein MNDKTQHFSFEESMEKKVKEILSEVYSALKEKGYNPIAQLVGYLISGDPTYITNHKNARSIIRRIERDEILEEIVKFYIDNNIE from the coding sequence ATGAACGATAAAACTCAACATTTCTCATTTGAAGAGAGTATGGAAAAAAAGGTTAAAGAAATATTGAGTGAGGTTTACAGTGCACTGAAAGAAAAGGGTTACAATCCAATTGCCCAGCTTGTAGGATACTTAATATCGGGCGACCCAACTTATATTACTAATCATAAGAATGCCCGCTCTATAATAAGGAGAATTGAAAGAGATGAAATATTGGAAGAAATTGTTAAGTTTTATATTGATAATAACATTGAGTAG
- a CDS encoding TrmH family RNA methyltransferase has protein sequence MSTKKVEFISSRENECIKRVKKLHDKKYREEFRSFIIEGLKLVKEAIDYQIECINLVIFSQQAKDRYQEFYWECKRLLEDGKIERVIEVPDKLFEYITTTSTPQGILAECNFVDKGINFIKNLRRVVVANKLQDPGNLGTLIRCADAFGFDAVVTTKGTVDIYNPKTIRATMGSLFHLQIMREAEEGKLIKILKDNSFAVYVTTPYGDIEISKIVPDKRFCVVIGNESEGVSDSFAKVATRKIKIPMAGKAESLNAAVAASIVLYELRKR, from the coding sequence ATGTCCACAAAAAAAGTTGAGTTTATAAGCAGTCGAGAGAACGAATGTATAAAGAGAGTAAAAAAGCTGCATGATAAGAAGTACAGAGAAGAGTTTAGGTCTTTCATAATTGAAGGTTTAAAACTTGTAAAAGAAGCTATTGACTATCAGATTGAATGTATAAACTTGGTGATATTTTCTCAACAGGCGAAAGATAGGTATCAAGAATTTTACTGGGAGTGCAAGCGTCTTTTAGAAGATGGGAAAATAGAAAGAGTTATTGAGGTTCCTGATAAGTTATTTGAATACATTACTACAACTTCTACACCACAAGGTATTTTAGCTGAGTGCAACTTTGTTGACAAAGGCATAAATTTTATAAAAAATCTGAGAAGAGTAGTTGTAGCTAACAAGCTACAGGACCCTGGCAATTTGGGAACATTAATTAGATGTGCTGATGCATTTGGATTTGATGCTGTTGTAACAACAAAGGGAACAGTTGATATCTACAATCCCAAGACAATACGTGCCACAATGGGTTCACTTTTTCATCTGCAGATTATGAGAGAGGCTGAAGAGGGAAAATTAATCAAAATCCTAAAAGATAATAGCTTTGCAGTTTATGTAACAACGCCGTATGGTGATATTGAAATTTCAAAAATTGTTCCTGACAAAAGATTTTGTGTTGTTATTGGTAATGAGTCTGAAGGAGTTAGCGATTCTTTTGCAAAGGTGGCAACAAGAAAGATAAAAATTCCTATGGCTGGCAAAGCAGAGTCTTTAAATGCAGCGGTGGCAGCTTCAATTGTGTTGTATGAATTGAGAAAAAGATAG
- the rplT gene encoding 50S ribosomal protein L20, whose protein sequence is MRIKNGVWARKRHKKWLKLAKGYFGAKSKIFKQAHVAVMRSLRYAYIGRRLKKRDFRRLWITRINAAARQNGLSYSKFINGLKKAGISLNRKVLADMAVNDQKAFAELVEIAKKQINAQ, encoded by the coding sequence ATGAGAATAAAAAATGGTGTTTGGGCAAGAAAGAGACATAAAAAATGGCTAAAACTTGCAAAGGGTTATTTTGGTGCAAAAAGCAAGATTTTTAAACAAGCGCATGTAGCTGTAATGAGGTCTTTAAGATATGCATATATAGGTAGAAGGCTTAAAAAGAGAGATTTTAGAAGGCTGTGGATAACAAGAATTAATGCAGCAGCAAGACAAAATGGTCTTTCGTACAGCAAGTTTATAAATGGGCTTAAGAAAGCAGGGATTAGTCTTAATAGGAAAGTCTTAGCAGATATGGCTGTAAATGACCAAAAAGCATTTGCTGAGCTGGTTGAAATTGCCAAAAAGCAAATAAATGCTCAGTAA
- the rpmI gene encoding 50S ribosomal protein L35 yields MPKLKTHRGLAKRIKISGSGKYLRKKAGKSHLLSGKSRKRKRNLKKTVVVDATNVKAVKKLLPYL; encoded by the coding sequence ATGCCGAAACTAAAAACGCATAGAGGTCTTGCAAAAAGAATTAAGATTAGCGGAAGTGGGAAATATTTGAGAAAGAAAGCAGGTAAAAGTCATCTTTTGAGCGGTAAGTCAAGAAAGAGAAAGAGAAATTTGAAAAAGACGGTGGTTGTTGATGCTACTAACGTTAAAGCAGTCAAAAAGCTTTTGCCGTACCTATAA
- the infC gene encoding translation initiation factor IF-3 — protein MLINEQIRDKEVRVIDENGVQLGIMSIKEALRIAEEKKLDLVKIAPHANPPVCKIMDYGKYKFELAKKEKEAKKNQKVINVKEIRLTTTIEEHDFNVKVKNAIRFLQDGDKVKVSIRFRGREVLHPEIGEEIINKFIEKIKEYGVVEKKPKLDGKNLTAVIAPKQQ, from the coding sequence TTGCTCATTAATGAGCAGATAAGAGACAAAGAGGTAAGAGTTATTGATGAGAACGGTGTTCAGCTTGGAATTATGAGCATTAAAGAGGCATTAAGAATTGCTGAGGAGAAGAAGCTTGATTTGGTTAAGATTGCTCCTCATGCTAATCCGCCTGTGTGCAAGATAATGGATTATGGCAAGTATAAGTTTGAACTTGCCAAAAAAGAGAAAGAGGCAAAGAAAAATCAGAAGGTTATTAACGTAAAGGAAATCAGGCTTACAACCACAATTGAAGAACACGACTTTAACGTAAAGGTTAAAAATGCAATAAGGTTTTTGCAGGATGGAGACAAAGTAAAAGTGTCCATTCGCTTTAGAGGTCGTGAAGTTTTGCATCCAGAAATAGGTGAAGAGATTATAAACAAGTTCATAGAAAAGATAAAAGAGTACGGAGTTGTTGAGAAAAAGCCCAAATTGGATGGTAAGAACCTTACAGCGGTCATTGCGCCAAAACAGCAATAA
- the larE gene encoding ATP-dependent sacrificial sulfur transferase LarE → MDIIIDETLQEKYEKLKNYIKSLGSLAVAYSGGVDSTFLVKVAYDVLGDRVIAVTATSSTYPKRELNDAITFIKQIGAKHIIIESEELEIEGFNKNPVDRCYYCKKELFEKIWKVAKAHGIEYVADGSNFDDLNDFRPGMKAACELNVVSPLKVAGLTKEDIRKLSKELGLPTWDKPAFACLSSRIPYGERITKEKLSMIEKAEEYLLGLGFKQVRVRYHQDKLARIEIGKDEMEKFLNINVIESVRNKFKELGFLYVTLDLDGYRTGSMNLSLNL, encoded by the coding sequence ATGGATATCATAATAGATGAAACATTACAAGAGAAATATGAAAAATTAAAAAATTATATCAAAAGCTTAGGAAGCCTTGCAGTTGCTTATTCAGGTGGAGTTGATAGTACCTTTTTAGTCAAAGTTGCTTATGATGTTTTGGGAGATAGAGTTATTGCCGTGACTGCAACATCCTCAACCTATCCAAAAAGAGAACTCAATGATGCAATAACATTCATAAAACAAATAGGTGCAAAACATATAATTATAGAATCAGAAGAGCTTGAAATTGAGGGATTCAATAAAAATCCTGTTGATAGATGCTATTACTGCAAAAAAGAGCTATTTGAAAAGATATGGAAAGTAGCAAAGGCACATGGAATTGAGTATGTTGCGGATGGTTCAAACTTTGATGATTTGAACGATTTTAGACCTGGCATGAAGGCGGCATGTGAGCTTAACGTTGTAAGTCCACTTAAAGTTGCTGGGCTTACAAAAGAGGATATTAGGAAATTGTCAAAAGAGTTGGGCCTTCCAACATGGGATAAGCCTGCCTTTGCATGTCTTTCTTCACGCATACCTTACGGAGAAAGAATAACAAAAGAAAAATTGAGCATGATAGAAAAAGCTGAGGAGTATTTACTTGGACTTGGGTTTAAGCAGGTGAGGGTAAGGTATCATCAAGACAAACTTGCACGAATTGAAATAGGTAAGGATGAGATGGAGAAGTTCTTAAATATCAATGTGATAGAGAGTGTTAGGAATAAATTTAAGGAGTTAGGCTTTTTGTATGTTACCTTAGATTTAGATGGGTATAGAACGGGGAGTATGAATTTGAGCCTGAATTTATAG
- the hemL gene encoding glutamate-1-semialdehyde 2,1-aminomutase, whose translation MRLDKSKEIFDKTKRYIPGGVNSPIRAFKNLNITPPVISKGRGCFIFDVDGNKYIDFVLSWGAMILGHCDPDVVNSIKEVVVEQIAFGAPTEIEYKMAKLVCETAQIDMVRFVNSGTEATMTAVRLAKGYTGKKKIVKFAGCYHGHHDIFLKEAGSAIAELKLKGIDEDIVQNTIVVEYNNLDSVEKAFTENKDEIAAVIIEPIAGNMGVVPAKKEFLQALREICNLHGSLLIFDEVITGFRLSLKGARAIYNVEPDLVTFGKIIGGGLPCGAVGGKKEIMQCLAPQGNVFQAGTMSGNPIVMSAGYATIKKLKENPHFYSNMEILGEKLERELTQVFSNSNLTFCINRMGSMLTIFFGVEKVENFKMAKMSDLDLFRSFAEYMIKNHIYVPSSQFEAMFLSVAHSENDVERFVEIAQEFCSSKRK comes from the coding sequence ATGAGACTTGACAAAAGTAAAGAGATATTTGACAAAACCAAAAGGTATATACCTGGTGGTGTTAACAGTCCAATTCGTGCATTTAAAAATTTGAATATTACCCCACCTGTCATATCAAAAGGAAGAGGCTGCTTTATATTTGATGTGGATGGTAATAAATACATTGATTTTGTCCTGTCCTGGGGGGCAATGATATTAGGACATTGTGACCCTGATGTTGTAAATAGCATAAAAGAAGTGGTGGTGGAGCAAATAGCATTTGGAGCACCAACCGAAATAGAGTATAAGATGGCAAAGCTTGTATGTGAGACAGCCCAAATTGATATGGTCCGATTTGTTAATTCGGGAACAGAAGCTACAATGACTGCTGTAAGACTTGCAAAAGGCTATACTGGGAAGAAAAAAATAGTTAAGTTTGCAGGTTGTTATCATGGTCATCATGACATCTTTCTAAAAGAGGCAGGGTCAGCGATAGCTGAGCTTAAATTAAAAGGAATTGATGAAGACATTGTGCAAAATACAATAGTTGTTGAATACAACAATTTAGATTCAGTTGAAAAAGCTTTTACAGAAAACAAAGATGAGATAGCAGCTGTTATAATTGAGCCCATTGCGGGGAATATGGGTGTTGTGCCTGCAAAAAAAGAATTTTTACAGGCTTTAAGAGAAATTTGTAACCTCCATGGCAGTCTTCTGATTTTCGATGAAGTAATAACCGGTTTTAGGCTTTCATTAAAAGGTGCAAGAGCTATATATAATGTTGAACCAGACTTAGTAACTTTTGGCAAGATAATTGGTGGAGGACTTCCTTGTGGCGCGGTTGGTGGCAAGAAAGAGATTATGCAGTGTTTAGCACCACAGGGAAATGTCTTTCAAGCTGGCACAATGTCGGGCAATCCAATTGTGATGAGTGCAGGGTACGCTACTATTAAAAAGCTTAAAGAAAATCCTCATTTTTATAGTAACATGGAGATATTAGGCGAAAAGCTTGAAAGAGAGTTGACACAAGTTTTTTCTAATTCCAATTTAACTTTTTGCATCAATAGAATGGGTTCAATGCTAACAATCTTCTTTGGAGTTGAAAAGGTAGAAAATTTCAAGATGGCAAAGATGAGCGATTTAGACTTGTTCAGAAGTTTTGCAGAATATATGATAAAAAACCATATTTATGTTCCTTCCTCTCAATTTGAAGCAATGTTCTTATCTGTGGCACATAGCGAAAATGATGTAGAAAGGTTCGTTGAAATTGCTCAGGAATTTTGCTCTTCAAAAAGGAAATGA
- the hemB gene encoding porphobilinogen synthase codes for MEFKRLRRLRQTKALRELFCETRLNSKEFILPLFIDDGKNVFERMPGLDGIVKVSVDRLQEVLEEVKKADIGGLILFGVTSQKDEMGSYATRDDGAVQQAIRRIKEYSEDILVFADVCLCEYTSHGHCGILKGDKIDNDKTIEVLSRIALSYAKAGADVICPSDMMDGRVAAIRKKLDIHGFEYVPIIPYSAKFASSLYAPFREVANSRPAFGDRKSYQMPYQNKREALREIEADILEGADAVIIKPALTSLDVVSAAREKFNIPIIAYNVSGEYAMVKSAGKLGFLNEEEVVIEILTAIKRAGADAIITYHALEAAKILNRKEL; via the coding sequence ATGGAGTTTAAAAGATTAAGAAGATTAAGACAGACAAAGGCTTTAAGAGAACTTTTTTGTGAGACAAGACTTAATAGCAAAGAGTTTATTCTTCCCTTGTTTATTGATGATGGTAAAAACGTGTTTGAAAGAATGCCGGGATTAGATGGTATAGTGAAGGTATCTGTTGACAGACTTCAAGAAGTCTTAGAAGAGGTCAAGAAAGCTGACATTGGAGGTTTAATTTTATTCGGCGTAACTTCCCAAAAGGATGAAATGGGGAGCTATGCCACAAGAGATGATGGAGCAGTCCAGCAGGCAATAAGGAGAATAAAAGAATACTCCGAAGATATATTGGTGTTTGCCGATGTATGCCTTTGCGAATACACATCACATGGACATTGTGGTATTTTGAAAGGTGATAAAATAGATAATGATAAGACAATAGAGGTTTTAAGTAGAATAGCATTATCTTATGCAAAAGCAGGGGCAGATGTAATTTGCCCATCTGATATGATGGATGGAAGAGTTGCTGCCATCCGAAAGAAACTTGACATCCATGGTTTTGAGTATGTTCCAATAATTCCTTACAGTGCAAAGTTTGCTTCCTCACTTTATGCACCATTTAGAGAGGTAGCAAACTCAAGGCCTGCTTTTGGTGACAGAAAAAGTTATCAAATGCCATATCAAAACAAAAGAGAAGCTCTGCGCGAGATAGAAGCTGACATTTTAGAAGGTGCTGATGCAGTAATTATAAAACCAGCCCTCACCTCTCTTGATGTAGTTTCTGCTGCCAGAGAAAAATTCAACATTCCAATTATAGCATATAATGTTAGTGGAGAATATGCCATGGTAAAAAGTGCAGGCAAATTAGGTTTTTTGAATGAAGAAGAGGTTGTAATTGAGATATTGACTGCAATTAAGAGGGCAGGGGCGGATGCGATTATAACATACCATGCTTTAGAGGCTGCAAAGATATTAAATCGAAAGGAGCTGTAA